One Roseomonas sp. OT10 DNA window includes the following coding sequences:
- a CDS encoding branched-chain amino acid ABC transporter ATP-binding protein/permease: MRPGASSRLRRHGLVLALLLAAYLAVSGMVTNSYYQLMLTLVPIWAVLGLSWNVFSGYVGLTSFGHAAFFGLGAYTVALGTALLDVTPWISIPVAVLLGALAALLIGLPTFRLRGHYFALAMLAYPLLISYLLQYLGYQEVSLPMRRDAPAAWLQFSDPRSYTAIAVGLLAIAMAVSMVVENSRFGLSLMAIRQNELAAEAAGINVRLWKMRALMVSGALASAAGGLYACVLLVVTPEAVFGMLVSAQALVVVLFGGVGTYWGPLIGAAILIPLSETLHAELGELVPGIQGVVYGIAIILIMLLAPEGLYWTIRDRWTRRGAKAAVAAPPAPMPPPRALPEAVRPRGRTLLEVRGLSKSFGGLKAVEDVSFSVAEGSILGIIGPNGAGKTTMFNVLNGVLPANRGEALLDGQQMVGRKLHEICRMGVGRTFQVVRSFPRLPLLDNVLVGAYGAGLTDEEAVAAARDAMARTGLSHLAAVPAGGLTNKDLRLMELARALAGRPRLLLLDETLAGLGREECDAVLDVLHGLRDEGMTTIIIEHTMHAMLRVADELLVIDHGRVLSQGMPRKVVEDRTVIEAYLGRKWLAKCST; this comes from the coding sequence ATGAGGCCCGGCGCTTCCTCTCGGCTGCGGCGCCACGGCCTGGTCCTGGCCCTGCTGCTCGCCGCCTACCTCGCCGTCAGCGGCATGGTGACCAACAGCTACTACCAGCTGATGCTCACCCTCGTGCCGATCTGGGCCGTGCTCGGCCTCAGCTGGAACGTCTTCTCCGGCTATGTCGGCCTGACCTCCTTCGGCCATGCGGCGTTCTTCGGCCTCGGCGCCTACACGGTGGCGCTGGGGACGGCCCTGCTCGACGTGACGCCGTGGATCAGCATCCCCGTCGCCGTGCTGCTCGGGGCGCTGGCCGCGCTGCTGATCGGGCTGCCGACCTTCCGGCTGCGCGGCCACTACTTCGCGCTGGCCATGCTGGCCTATCCCCTGCTCATCTCCTACCTGCTGCAGTATCTCGGCTACCAGGAGGTCTCCCTGCCCATGCGGCGGGATGCGCCCGCCGCGTGGCTGCAGTTCTCCGACCCCCGCTCCTACACCGCCATCGCCGTGGGTCTGCTCGCCATCGCGATGGCGGTCAGCATGGTGGTGGAGAACTCCCGCTTCGGCCTCTCGCTGATGGCGATCCGCCAGAACGAGCTGGCGGCCGAGGCGGCGGGCATCAACGTGCGCCTGTGGAAGATGCGCGCCCTGATGGTCAGCGGCGCGCTCGCCTCGGCGGCGGGGGGGCTTTACGCCTGCGTGCTGCTCGTGGTGACGCCGGAGGCGGTGTTCGGGATGCTGGTCTCCGCCCAGGCCCTGGTGGTGGTGCTGTTCGGCGGCGTCGGGACCTACTGGGGGCCGCTGATCGGGGCCGCCATCCTGATCCCGCTGTCGGAGACCCTGCATGCGGAGCTTGGGGAACTCGTCCCGGGCATCCAGGGCGTGGTCTACGGCATCGCCATCATCCTGATCATGCTGCTGGCGCCGGAGGGGCTGTACTGGACCATCCGGGACCGCTGGACCCGGCGGGGCGCGAAAGCCGCGGTGGCCGCCCCTCCCGCCCCCATGCCCCCGCCACGCGCCCTGCCGGAGGCCGTGCGCCCCCGGGGCCGGACGCTGCTGGAGGTGCGTGGGCTGTCCAAGTCGTTCGGCGGCCTGAAGGCGGTGGAGGATGTCAGCTTCTCCGTGGCGGAGGGCAGCATCCTTGGGATCATCGGGCCCAACGGCGCCGGCAAGACCACCATGTTCAACGTCCTCAACGGCGTGTTGCCGGCCAATCGGGGAGAGGCGTTGCTGGACGGGCAGCAGATGGTGGGGCGCAAGCTGCACGAGATCTGCCGCATGGGCGTCGGCCGCACCTTCCAGGTGGTGCGGTCCTTCCCGCGGCTGCCGCTCCTCGACAACGTGCTGGTCGGTGCCTACGGCGCCGGCCTGACGGACGAGGAGGCTGTGGCGGCGGCGCGCGACGCGATGGCGCGCACGGGGCTGTCCCATCTTGCCGCGGTGCCGGCCGGCGGGCTGACCAACAAGGATCTGCGGCTGATGGAGCTGGCGCGCGCGCTGGCCGGGCGGCCGCGGCTGCTGTTGCTCGACGAGACGCTGGCGGGCCTGGGCCGCGAGGAGTGCGATGCGGTGCTGGACGTGCTCCACGGCCTGCGGGACGAGGGCATGACCACGATCATCATCGAGCACACGATGCACGCCATGCTGCGCGTCGCCGACGAGCTGCTGGTGATCGACCATGGCCGCGTGCTGTCGCAGGGCATGCCGCGCAAGGTGGTGGAGGACAGGACGGTGATCGAGGCCTATCTCGGCCGCAAGTGGCTGGCCAAATGCTCGACGTAA
- a CDS encoding quinone oxidoreductase family protein, with amino-acid sequence MQGRPSRCVLIDRPGGPEVLRLESRPVGAPGPGEVLLRHTAIGVNFIDIQHRTGRYPLPSYPAPLGIEAAGVVLEAGPGVDTVRPGERVVYSFPPVGSYADLRVVRAAHLVAVPDGVGDELAAAAFNKGITAHYLLHTTYPVREGETILVHAAAGGVGSLLCQWASARSATVIGVVGSEEKVPIALANGCRHVVVHPRDDLPGRVRELTGGQGVPVVFDSVGRETFEASLLCLRPRGLLVSFGSASGPVPPFDLFRLNTLGSLYVTSPAYVTHTADRAELLARARDVFAALAAGTLRVAVGRRYDLADAAQAHRDLQARRTTGASILLPAPG; translated from the coding sequence ATGCAGGGGCGGCCGTCGCGCTGCGTCCTGATCGACCGTCCCGGCGGGCCGGAGGTGCTGCGGCTGGAGAGCCGGCCGGTCGGGGCGCCGGGGCCGGGCGAGGTGCTGTTGCGCCACACCGCGATCGGCGTGAACTTCATCGACATCCAGCACCGCACCGGCCGCTATCCCTTGCCATCCTACCCGGCACCCCTGGGGATCGAGGCGGCGGGGGTGGTGCTGGAGGCCGGCCCCGGGGTGGACACGGTGCGGCCGGGCGAGCGGGTCGTGTACTCCTTTCCGCCGGTCGGCTCCTACGCCGACCTGCGCGTGGTGCGCGCGGCGCATCTCGTGGCCGTGCCGGACGGGGTGGGCGACGAGCTGGCGGCCGCCGCCTTCAACAAGGGGATCACCGCCCACTACCTGCTGCACACCACCTACCCGGTGCGCGAGGGCGAGACGATCCTGGTGCACGCTGCCGCGGGCGGGGTCGGCTCGCTGCTGTGCCAATGGGCCTCCGCCCGCTCCGCCACCGTCATCGGGGTGGTGGGCAGCGAGGAGAAGGTGCCGATCGCCCTGGCGAACGGCTGCCGCCATGTCGTCGTGCATCCGCGCGACGACCTGCCCGGACGCGTGCGGGAGCTGACCGGGGGCCAGGGCGTGCCCGTGGTCTTCGACTCGGTGGGACGCGAGACCTTCGAGGCCTCGCTGCTCTGCCTGCGGCCGCGTGGATTGCTGGTCAGCTTCGGATCGGCTTCCGGCCCCGTCCCGCCCTTCGACCTGTTCCGGCTCAACACGCTCGGCTCGCTCTACGTCACCAGCCCGGCCTACGTGACGCATACGGCGGATCGCGCGGAGCTGCTCGCACGGGCACGGGACGTGTTCGCGGCGCTCGCGGCGGGAACGCTGCGCGTGGCTGTCGGGAGGCGCTACGACCTGGCCGACGCGGCCCAGGCGCATCGCGACCTCCAGGCCCGGCGCACGACCGGCGCGAGCATCCTGCTGCCGGCGCCCGGATGA
- a CDS encoding ABC transporter substrate-binding protein, whose translation MDQGNRTRVAFGPAVPRRTALALGLGAGAAALGSRPATAQGQTVKVALLAPMSGPWARQGLLMRLGADMAIDEINAGGGIKALGGAKMELVVFDAGDSAEKAKNAAQRMVAQHPDLVGGTGAWFSSFTLAVTEVTERAELPWLTLSYSDLITNRGFRYVFQMAPTADEQAAKVLPTILELAQRATGSRPTTVGLIGGNDASATSFMRPLRATELERNKLRAVVDETYTPPLSDATSIVQRVRSARPQFLLTLMSNVPDIKLLMDKFAEYRLAGDRLPKVSNGGAIGAPELGQVIGRDVIEGLMGVVANWGGKGQEELSKRFTDRTGEPWLNQDSIMTYTDIMILREATERAGTADRRKVADAMRAFDLTDGVAKLSPGGRLKFDEKGRRIGAELVIIQWQGGRAVPVYPASLATAEPIWPRV comes from the coding sequence ATGGATCAGGGTAACCGCACGAGGGTTGCGTTCGGGCCGGCGGTGCCGCGCCGCACGGCCCTGGCGCTCGGGCTGGGCGCGGGGGCGGCGGCACTGGGCAGCCGCCCGGCGACGGCCCAGGGACAGACCGTGAAGGTGGCGCTGCTGGCGCCGATGTCAGGTCCCTGGGCACGCCAGGGCCTGCTCATGCGCCTCGGCGCGGACATGGCGATCGACGAGATCAACGCCGGCGGCGGCATCAAGGCGCTCGGCGGCGCCAAGATGGAGCTGGTGGTGTTCGACGCCGGCGACTCCGCCGAGAAGGCCAAGAATGCCGCGCAGCGCATGGTGGCGCAGCATCCCGACCTGGTGGGTGGCACGGGGGCGTGGTTCAGCAGCTTCACCCTCGCGGTGACGGAGGTGACGGAGCGGGCGGAGCTCCCCTGGCTGACCCTGTCCTATTCCGACCTGATCACCAACCGCGGCTTCCGCTACGTCTTCCAGATGGCGCCGACGGCCGACGAGCAGGCGGCCAAGGTGCTGCCGACCATCCTGGAGCTGGCGCAGCGCGCCACCGGCTCCCGGCCGACGACGGTGGGGCTGATCGGCGGCAACGACGCCTCCGCCACCAGCTTCATGCGCCCGCTCCGCGCCACGGAACTGGAGCGGAACAAGCTCCGCGCGGTGGTGGACGAGACCTACACACCGCCGTTGTCCGACGCGACCTCGATTGTGCAGCGCGTGCGCAGCGCCCGGCCGCAGTTCCTGCTCACGCTGATGAGCAACGTACCCGATATCAAGCTGCTGATGGACAAGTTCGCCGAGTACCGCCTCGCCGGAGACCGGCTGCCCAAGGTGAGCAACGGCGGCGCGATCGGCGCCCCGGAGCTGGGGCAGGTGATCGGCCGCGACGTCATCGAGGGGCTGATGGGCGTGGTCGCCAACTGGGGCGGCAAGGGGCAGGAGGAGCTGTCCAAGCGCTTCACCGACCGCACCGGGGAGCCCTGGCTGAACCAGGATTCCATCATGACCTACACCGACATCATGATCCTGCGCGAGGCCACGGAGCGGGCCGGCACGGCGGACCGCCGCAAGGTGGCCGATGCCATGCGCGCCTTCGACCTGACCGATGGCGTCGCGAAGCTGTCGCCCGGCGGGCGGCTGAAGTTCGACGAGAAGGGGCGGCGGATCGGTGCGGAGCTGGTGATCATCCAGTGGCAGGGGGGGCGTGCCGTGCCCGTCTATCCGGCCTCCCTCGCCACGGCAGAGCCGATCTGGCCCCGTGTCTGA
- a CDS encoding branched-chain amino acid ABC transporter permease: MSEAQILIENILNALVAGVMIGCIYGLMCVGLGLIFGIMRVVNFAQGDFLMLGMFAAYYLFTGWGLLAFLGPYAGPLLAAVLAGPIVFAGGVLLHRFLISRVSGLRSSASLDEGHFGQLIVTLGVSLVLQNGGLIVFGSSPRTVRTPLSSSAWVLEVPFTDAVIFLNQARLVSSLVAIAVAVALYVLLERTRLGRSLRAAADNPTAATYAGVDVDRAHRIAFGLGSGITAVAGGLIATFLSYSPFVGLDFVIIMYAGVVLGGMGSILGAFWGGLTVGFVQQFSALALPPQLQNSAIFVVFLLILMLRPQGFFGRSAERA; this comes from the coding sequence TTGAGCGAAGCCCAGATCCTCATCGAGAACATCCTGAACGCCCTGGTGGCGGGCGTGATGATCGGCTGCATCTACGGGCTGATGTGCGTTGGGCTCGGGCTGATCTTCGGCATCATGCGGGTGGTGAACTTCGCGCAGGGCGACTTTCTGATGCTGGGGATGTTCGCCGCCTACTACCTCTTCACCGGCTGGGGGCTGCTGGCCTTCCTCGGGCCCTATGCCGGGCCATTGCTGGCCGCCGTGCTGGCGGGGCCCATCGTCTTCGCGGGCGGCGTCCTGCTGCACCGCTTCCTCATCTCCCGCGTCTCGGGCCTGCGCAGCTCCGCCAGCCTCGACGAGGGACATTTCGGGCAGCTGATCGTGACGCTGGGGGTGTCGCTGGTGCTGCAGAATGGCGGGCTGATCGTGTTCGGCTCCTCGCCGCGCACGGTGCGCACGCCGCTCTCCTCCTCCGCCTGGGTGCTGGAGGTGCCGTTCACGGATGCGGTCATCTTCCTGAACCAGGCCAGGCTGGTGTCCAGCCTGGTGGCGATCGCCGTGGCGGTCGCGCTCTACGTGCTGCTGGAGCGGACGCGGCTCGGCCGCTCCCTGCGGGCGGCGGCCGACAACCCCACGGCCGCGACCTATGCGGGCGTGGACGTGGACCGCGCGCACCGCATCGCCTTCGGCCTGGGCAGCGGCATCACCGCGGTCGCCGGCGGGCTGATCGCCACCTTCCTGTCCTATTCACCCTTCGTGGGGCTCGACTTCGTGATCATCATGTATGCCGGCGTCGTGCTCGGCGGCATGGGCAGCATCCTCGGCGCCTTCTGGGGCGGGCTCACGGTCGGGTTCGTGCAGCAGTTCTCCGCCCTGGCGCTCCCACCGCAGCTGCAGAACTCCGCGATCTTCGTGGTCTTCCTGCTGATCCTGATGCTCCGGCCACAGGGCTTCTTCGGCCGATCGGCGGAACGCGCATGA
- a CDS encoding SDR family oxidoreductase, whose amino-acid sequence MSEERRRGGVLVVTGASRGIGAATARLAAARGWRVVGSYLERREPAEAVADAIRAAGGEALMVQADTAAEADVARLFDAAEARFGRVTGLVNNAGLNGGPTTVADLPVAELRRLIDTNVIGAFLCAREAVRRMATDRGGPGGAIVNLASVAAVRGSAGERVHYAASKGAVVSMTIGLAQEVARSGIRVNAVSPGLTETEMNPADRLARLVPTVPIGRVADPEEVARVILFLLSEEASYVLGTNVTVSGGR is encoded by the coding sequence GTGTCTGAGGAGCGGCGGAGGGGCGGCGTCCTCGTCGTCACCGGCGCCAGCCGGGGCATCGGCGCCGCCACGGCGCGCCTGGCCGCTGCCCGCGGCTGGCGCGTCGTCGGCAGCTATCTGGAGCGGCGGGAGCCCGCGGAGGCGGTGGCCGACGCGATCCGGGCGGCGGGCGGCGAGGCCTTGATGGTGCAGGCCGACACGGCGGCCGAAGCCGACGTGGCGCGGCTGTTCGATGCGGCGGAGGCCCGCTTCGGCAGGGTGACCGGCCTCGTCAACAATGCCGGGCTGAACGGCGGCCCGACCACGGTGGCCGACCTGCCGGTCGCGGAGCTGCGGCGCCTGATCGACACCAACGTGATCGGCGCCTTCCTCTGCGCGCGTGAAGCGGTGCGGCGGATGGCGACGGATCGCGGCGGGCCGGGCGGGGCGATCGTGAACCTCGCCTCCGTCGCCGCGGTGCGCGGCAGCGCCGGCGAGCGGGTGCACTACGCCGCCTCGAAGGGCGCGGTGGTCAGCATGACCATCGGGCTGGCCCAGGAGGTGGCGCGCAGCGGCATCCGCGTGAACGCCGTCAGCCCCGGGCTGACGGAGACGGAGATGAACCCGGCCGACCGGCTGGCGCGGCTCGTGCCCACCGTCCCGATCGGCCGCGTCGCCGATCCGGAGGAGGTGGCGCGGGTGATCCTGTTCCTGTTGTCGGAGGAGGCCTCCTACGTGCTGGGCACCAACGTCACCGTGTCGGGCGGGCGCTGA
- a CDS encoding ABC transporter ATP-binding protein — MLDVTGLSVAYGGLRALTDVSLVVEAGQFVTVVGPNGAGKSTLFKTISGIVPPVAGAIRFQGEDLLAMPAARRAHLGIAHVPEGRQVFKAMTVRENLEMGAYPLAGRESWARTLERIHSLFPILSERAGQLAGTLSGGEQQMLAIGRGLACAPKLLMLDEPSMGLAPAIADMIFDRVSQIHREDGLTILLVEQRVAEALELCDRGYVLETGRIVLDGPYETLAGDDRVRRSYLGLGDA, encoded by the coding sequence ATGCTCGACGTAACGGGGCTCTCCGTCGCCTATGGCGGGCTGCGCGCGCTCACGGACGTGTCGCTCGTGGTGGAGGCGGGGCAGTTCGTCACGGTGGTCGGCCCGAACGGCGCGGGGAAGTCCACGCTGTTCAAGACCATCAGCGGCATCGTCCCGCCGGTGGCGGGCGCGATCCGCTTCCAGGGCGAGGACCTCCTGGCCATGCCGGCGGCGCGGCGCGCGCATCTCGGCATCGCCCATGTCCCCGAGGGCCGCCAAGTCTTCAAGGCCATGACGGTGCGCGAGAACCTGGAGATGGGCGCCTATCCGCTGGCGGGGCGGGAGTCCTGGGCGCGGACGCTGGAGCGCATCCACAGCCTGTTCCCGATCCTGTCGGAGCGCGCCGGCCAGCTCGCCGGCACGCTGTCGGGCGGCGAGCAGCAGATGCTGGCCATCGGCCGCGGCCTGGCCTGCGCGCCGAAGCTGCTGATGCTGGACGAGCCTTCCATGGGGCTGGCCCCCGCCATCGCCGACATGATCTTCGACCGCGTCTCGCAGATCCATCGCGAGGACGGCCTGACCATCCTGCTTGTCGAGCAGCGCGTGGCCGAGGCGCTGGAGCTCTGCGACCGCGGCTACGTGCTGGAGACGGGCCGCATCGTGCTGGATGGCCCCTACGAGACCCTGGCCGGGGATGACCGGGTCCGCCGGTCCTATCTCGGCCTCGGCGACGCGTGA
- a CDS encoding ABC transporter ATP-binding protein has protein sequence MIGTLPMLDEAPGASLQAPVAPILAVEGLTVEFATSAGPVRAVDGVSWSVQPGETLGLVGESGCGKSVTALSVMRLLSRPAGRIVGGRVLFGGRDLLTLPEGEMRALRGRDIAMIFQEPMTSLNPVLSIGMQLAEPMRIHLGLSEEEARARSVELLRLVGIPDGERRLGQFPHQFSGGMRQRVMIAIGLACNPKVIIADEPTTALDVTIQAQILELMKDLSRRLGITLILITHNLGIVARYVDRLAVMYAGRVVEEGPAEEVFAAPRHPYSIGLLRSVPRLDQPRTGMLETIEGLPPNLLRPPPGCRFAPRCTARIPRCDRDPPLRRMGAGRQAACHRADEMPGAMPRRVAAGAAARAARSVAPSPLLQVRGLTKHFAVPARGLFGGTATVRAAEAVSFSVRRGETLGLVGESGCGKTTVGRMVLRLEEPTSGEILFDGEDVTQASAKRMQALRMRMQVIFQDPYSSLNPRMTAGDTIREPLTRRLGLRRNAARERCATLLRQVGLPAEMAERYPHQMSGGQRQRVGIARALAMEPDFIVCDEAVSALDVSVQGQIINLLAELQAELGLSFLFIAHDLAVVRHLSHRVVVMYLGHVMEVADRDALYATPQHPYTRALLDAAPVPDPAVERRRLPRALGGELPSPLSPPSGCVFRTRCPMAVAECAEAVPSLREVRAGHLAACIRI, from the coding sequence GTGATCGGTACGCTGCCGATGCTCGACGAGGCTCCGGGTGCGAGCCTGCAGGCGCCCGTGGCACCGATCCTCGCCGTGGAAGGGCTGACCGTCGAGTTCGCGACCAGTGCCGGGCCGGTCAGGGCGGTGGACGGCGTGAGCTGGTCGGTGCAGCCGGGCGAGACGCTCGGCCTGGTCGGCGAATCCGGGTGCGGGAAGTCGGTGACGGCGCTGTCCGTGATGCGGCTGCTGTCCCGTCCGGCCGGGCGGATCGTCGGCGGGCGGGTGCTCTTCGGCGGCCGCGACCTGCTGACGCTGCCCGAGGGAGAGATGCGCGCCCTGCGCGGCCGCGACATCGCTATGATCTTCCAGGAGCCGATGACGAGCCTCAACCCGGTGCTCTCCATCGGCATGCAGCTCGCGGAGCCGATGCGCATCCATCTCGGCCTGTCGGAGGAGGAGGCGCGGGCCCGCTCCGTGGAGCTGCTGCGGCTGGTCGGCATCCCGGACGGGGAGCGGCGGCTGGGGCAGTTCCCGCACCAGTTCTCCGGCGGCATGCGGCAGCGCGTGATGATCGCCATCGGCCTGGCCTGCAATCCCAAGGTGATCATCGCGGACGAGCCCACGACCGCGCTCGACGTCACGATCCAGGCCCAGATCCTCGAGCTGATGAAGGACCTGTCCCGTCGGCTGGGGATCACCCTCATCCTCATCACCCACAATCTGGGCATCGTGGCGCGCTACGTCGACCGCCTGGCGGTGATGTACGCCGGCCGCGTGGTGGAGGAGGGGCCGGCGGAGGAGGTCTTCGCCGCGCCGCGCCACCCCTACAGCATCGGGCTGCTGCGTTCCGTGCCGCGGCTGGACCAGCCGCGCACCGGGATGCTGGAGACCATCGAGGGACTGCCCCCCAACCTGCTGCGGCCGCCGCCGGGTTGCCGCTTCGCGCCCCGCTGTACCGCCCGCATCCCCCGCTGCGATCGCGATCCCCCCCTGCGGAGGATGGGAGCAGGGCGCCAGGCGGCGTGCCATCGCGCGGACGAGATGCCGGGCGCCATGCCGCGCCGGGTCGCCGCCGGCGCGGCGGCGCGAGCGGCGCGATCCGTCGCGCCCTCTCCCCTGCTGCAGGTCCGTGGCCTGACGAAGCACTTCGCGGTCCCCGCCCGTGGGCTGTTCGGCGGCACGGCGACCGTGCGGGCGGCCGAGGCGGTGTCCTTCAGCGTCCGGCGGGGCGAAACCCTCGGGCTGGTGGGCGAGTCCGGCTGCGGCAAGACGACGGTCGGCCGGATGGTGCTGCGCCTGGAGGAGCCGACCAGCGGCGAGATCCTGTTCGACGGCGAAGACGTGACCCAGGCGTCCGCGAAGCGGATGCAGGCGCTGCGGATGCGCATGCAGGTGATCTTCCAGGACCCCTACAGCTCGCTGAACCCCCGCATGACGGCGGGCGACACGATCCGCGAGCCGCTAACCCGCCGGCTGGGCCTGCGGCGGAACGCCGCGCGGGAGCGGTGCGCGACGCTGCTGCGCCAGGTCGGCTTGCCCGCCGAGATGGCGGAGCGGTACCCGCACCAGATGTCGGGCGGGCAGCGGCAGCGCGTGGGCATCGCCCGCGCCCTCGCCATGGAGCCGGACTTCATCGTCTGCGACGAGGCGGTGTCGGCGCTGGACGTCTCCGTGCAGGGCCAGATCATCAACCTCCTGGCGGAGCTCCAGGCGGAGCTGGGCCTGTCCTTCCTGTTCATCGCCCACGACCTGGCGGTGGTGCGGCACCTCTCGCACCGGGTGGTGGTGATGTATCTCGGCCATGTCATGGAGGTGGCGGACCGCGACGCCCTCTATGCCACGCCGCAGCACCCCTACACCCGCGCCCTGCTGGATGCGGCCCCCGTCCCCGACCCGGCCGTGGAGCGCAGGCGGCTTCCGCGTGCCCTGGGGGGCGAGCTGCCCTCCCCGCTGTCGCCTCCGTCGGGATGCGTGTTCCGCACGCGGTGCCCGATGGCCGTCGCGGAGTGCGCGGAGGCCGTGCCGTCCCTCCGCGAGGTGCGGGCGGGTCACCTGGCCGCCTGCATCCGCATCTGA
- a CDS encoding ABC transporter permease, whose translation MLRYALRRIALMVPTLLGVAVLTFFMLRVVPGDIVEMKLRSDGAQVTQQIVDSERARLGLDRPLVVQFADWMRGLATLDLGTSMWTGRPVAEEIGVRIGLTMQVSLMAAIIAVLIAVPLGTVSALFRDSWIDYAVRIFTTAGLAVPSFWLGMLVILGLLTLFQWSPPVTYTPFWKSPVDNIAQLIWPALAVGYRYAAVVARMVRSSVMEVMREDYIRTARAKGVFERWVVTRHAMRNALLPAITVVGLEFAFLIGGLVVTEQVFNLNGIGRLFVEAVTRSDFVMVQALVMLLAVVFVTMNLLVDMLYGVLDPRVRQA comes from the coding sequence ATGCTGCGATATGCCCTGCGCCGGATTGCGCTGATGGTGCCGACCCTGCTCGGGGTCGCGGTGCTCACCTTCTTCATGCTGCGCGTTGTGCCGGGCGACATCGTGGAGATGAAGCTGCGCAGCGACGGCGCCCAGGTGACGCAGCAGATCGTCGACAGCGAGCGGGCGCGCCTGGGCCTTGACCGGCCCCTGGTCGTGCAGTTCGCCGACTGGATGCGCGGGCTGGCCACGCTGGACCTGGGCACCTCCATGTGGACCGGCCGCCCCGTGGCCGAGGAGATCGGCGTCCGGATCGGGCTGACCATGCAGGTGTCCCTGATGGCGGCGATCATCGCCGTGCTGATCGCCGTCCCCCTGGGCACGGTATCGGCCCTGTTCCGCGACAGCTGGATCGACTACGCGGTGCGCATCTTCACCACGGCCGGGCTGGCCGTGCCCTCCTTCTGGCTGGGCATGCTGGTGATCCTGGGGCTGCTGACGCTGTTCCAGTGGTCGCCGCCGGTGACCTACACACCCTTCTGGAAGTCGCCCGTCGACAACATCGCGCAGCTGATCTGGCCTGCCCTGGCGGTGGGCTACCGCTATGCGGCCGTGGTGGCGCGCATGGTCCGCTCCTCCGTGATGGAAGTGATGCGGGAGGACTACATCCGTACCGCGCGTGCCAAGGGCGTGTTCGAGCGGTGGGTGGTGACGCGCCATGCCATGCGCAACGCCCTGCTGCCGGCGATCACCGTGGTCGGACTGGAGTTCGCCTTCCTGATCGGCGGGCTGGTGGTGACGGAGCAGGTCTTCAACCTGAACGGCATCGGGCGCCTGTTCGTGGAGGCGGTGACGCGCAGCGACTTCGTCATGGTGCAGGCGCTGGTGATGCTGCTGGCCGTGGTCTTCGTGACCATGAACCTGCTGGTCGACATGCTGTACGGCGTGCTCGATCCGCGCGTGCGCCAGGCCTGA